The Silene latifolia isolate original U9 population chromosome Y, ASM4854445v1, whole genome shotgun sequence sequence CCAAAATTTGATTATTTTCaaacttttgaaaattcaaatgtttaaggtttaaagtttgcaaagttttgacacttaaaaacatttggttgaaattcctcctccgtatgatagtactgTAAACCACAAGATGTCTGTAGATCTTTGTTGCATgattttgccattacttgacttaaatgagaatgttacacttactcttactcttttcgactaaggcttggaaagtatcattgtcttgacttccttgattagcttgatcatcttgaatcgttgttgaaagtccatttgattgcttcaatcactaattatttcaactaagagcaaacaatcaaataacaaagggacttgacATCATCAACCTAATGTGTTCTAACAGACTTCCGACTTTAGATCTTTTAATAAATGTGCGGATCTTCTCACATATTTTCATGTTTTATAGTGTGTCTTATTATACGGAAAATTAAGGATGATTTGTTAAAAATGAGCTAGTAAGTGAGATAGATTGGacacaataataagacaaagaatcCATACTCATTGTTGGTTATCTCTAATCTAAATTCTAAACTTGTTATAGGATGAATGGGTTATACAAACTTCAAAGCAATCTCTTGGTTTATTTTTTCAAGTTATGATTGTTGAATGCTTCGATAGAGTATTATTTTGGCGATTTCGAccatttatttatgtttatttaaaatatatctcaaaaaaaaaaaaaaaaaaaaaacttaaggTAAGTATATCTGGTTCCGCTTAATATCTTGAGTAATGTTTACTATTTACATTTGTTTATGCCTAGGCAAGAAAGAGGAGTACTTAAATTACCGAAATAACTAACTTTTGGTAAACCATGTGTACACTTCATCTTTCACCCCAACGATGAAAAGACTATATAATTCGACTTAAATTGTTTTACTGGGTTGCTGTAAATGATAACATAATACATCCAATATAAAAATGGATATTTGTAAATAGTATGGAGTAATAAATAAGTAATTTAGAAATATTAGTGTATTGAATAAAGTAGTGACACCTAATTTATTGAAAGATTTGAGCAGAAAGATTTGGGGGTATAACATTTGAGGTTGTGGTGTAAACAGAGCATGACAAAGTGTGTTGGTAGGTAAAGTGTGTGGTTGTTTGGATGCTGCCCCGTTTTGAGTTATCCGGACAATATTTATGTCATTTACTACTAAACTGTCCCATCTCATTTGTCTCACTTTAAACTGAAGTTGCTTATTTGACCAACTTGATTGTGGGCCAACCAATGTGCAGGGTTATGGAATGACTGAGGCAGGCCCAGTGTTATCCATGTGCTCAGCCTTTGCTAAACAACCCATCCCCACGAAACCCGGCTCATGCGGTATTGTTGTCAGGAACGCGGAAATGAAGATCTTAGACCCTGATACTGGTGTGTCTCTCGGTTATAATGAGCCCGGTGAGATTTGCATTCGCGGTCAGCAAATTATGAAAGGGTATTTGAATGATCCAGAGGCGACAGCAGCAATGATCGACTCAGAAGGGTGGCTTCACACAGGCGACATTGGCTATGTTGATGAGGATGCCCAAGTTTATATAGTTGATCGAGTTAAAGAGATCATCAAATACAAAGGCTTTCAGGTACCCCGTCTATATCTCTTCACTTGACTCGACTTATGCATTCTAACATCGAGGTAGTATGTAGGCTCATTCACATTTTGTGTTTAATTTCAGGTGCCACCAGCAGAACTGGAATCCCTTCTGGTTAACCATCCATTAATTGCTGATGCTGCAGTCGTCCCGTGAGTACTGCTACAACTAAACTGAATACTTACATCTTAGACAGCAACATGCTAAACGTAGTTTTACTGAAATGCAGGCAAAAGGATGAAGCTGCAGGTGAAGTTCCAGTGGCGTTTGTTGTAAAATCCCGTGATGGAGATGAGCTGACAGAGGACGCCATCAAATCCCACGTCAATAAGCAGGTAATTATTTCAAAGGAATGTAGTTAACTCCGTTTATTTACAATACGTAACTATGAAAGGCGCTGATACATACATACATCATATACTCCTTTACTGTAATGCAGGTAGTGTTTTACAAGAAGATACACAAAGTACATTTTGTAGAAGCAATTCCCAAGTCGGCTTCTGGCAAAATTCTTCGAAAGGATCTTCGAGCTCGACTCCCTTCCCTCACTCCCTCTCCCCTTGTCTAACACATACcatctttctcttcttttatttcgCACTCATTTCATTTCACACTCCTTATTAGCCTGCCTTCCTCTTAATTTAATACACCTAATTACCTCGTCTCGTTTACCCTTTCTTTCACACACCAATTCCTTGTTTATGTAATTCATATATAATAAACTTTATTTTTTGAACAGCCCAACATATTAATTTGTGAAATCACCACTGTATTTTTTTATTTGTCTATCATATGAGATTTCTTTGCATCTTCAATAGATGTCTTTTTCAACTTGTGTGCTTCCTTTAAGATTTTAGAGAACTAGATGTTCCTTTTATGGCAATAACCCATCCAGTCATGCACATGATAGGATTAcactaataggaatatttataatagttgggccccAACCATCACCTAAGATCACGGGTtcgaatcctggcaacctcaaaaccccTCAAAAACTCTCGAAGTGGAAACCCAAAGACACACGATGGGGGGCagacaactaaccactcttcaagcccaacgggcatttgagtgagggagcgtaataggaatatttataatagttgggccccaaccatcaccttaaggttttggttgagttggttcatctatcatacACATCACACGAAAGTCATTTGTGAGAAAATTTTATCACTAAAAAATGACAATGATGTAGAatctaaatgaaaaaaaaaagcatgGTATACAGAATGTACCCGAGACTTACTCGTGCAGATGATATGACAAGAATAATGACCGAGACCAGTTGGATGCGTGGTCTCGTGATAAGGCTATTTTTATCCCGATCATGAAGCCGTAGATTAGGTTTGTACTTTGGTTAGCCAGATCTTAGCAGATCTTATCCCGACCAAAATGAAGTTGAATTCAAACCTCGCTAGTGAATTGAACCAAATCTTCTATCAAATTTATGATTGATAAATAATGGGAATAGATCTAAAGAAAACATACCCAATTTTATTCGATATCATCCAATAAAGCCATGTTAAATCAGGAATAACAGGCGCATGTTCAAGCATCAGGCCTACAACTTTCGAGTCTTATACGGAGTAAATGTGAAGCCTACAAATTTTCATCACTGAATATATCTTGGGAGTATTATTCCACAAAAGCAGTACAATAACATTTTGCAAGGAGTTTCTTACTCTAAAAACTACAGAGGTTTAACAAAGAAAAAAACTCGGTAATCAAGTATGCTTAGTACTACTAGAAACGAAATTTGTCAACAGAGGCAAACCAAAGGTTTGTTCCTTAGAAGTTGTATCTGTAACTATTTGAACTCTGCATCTCACCAGTGACGACCACATCCACTAAGGTGTGCTTGCTCAAGGGCTAGCCACGGGGTGACAATTTTCAGACATCGGGAGCAGTGCTGGCCTCTTTTTCTCTGAATGCTGCTGCTGCACACCCTATCAACAAAGATAGCCATCAGCCAGTGGCAACGGACCATGATAGATTTAGGTAGACAAATGAGGGGAAAACAAAATCAattaaaaacaaagaacaaacCCTTGCCACAATTGCCTTCTTTAGCATTCTGATGCTCATGGGCGAAAGAATGTTGTTTTCGGTTCTAGCAGCAGAATTCTTGGTAGATTTAGTTTTACTGGCACTGTGGTCTATGTTTTCCTTGTTGACATCTGAAGCGTGATTCATCTTTGTAACCGACACGGGTGTCTTGCTTAGTGAAGAAACCAGTGGCATCATCGTCTTGCTTGGTGTGTTGCTGCTATGCTTTTCACTAGTCAGTTCTTGATTAAATTCAACATTAATATCACCTGTCACAGCATCTTCAGAAATCAAGTTGTCCAAAATGGTATCAACTGGGTACAGGTTGACAGCATTAGCATCAAAATTGGCTTGCAAATCTTCTCCATCATCAATTGACTCTATCAGATCTTCCAGGTCTTCAGCGCGTTCCCCTGGACAATGACACGCCAGTTCACAGACGTTAACGCCGAGGTTTCATTAAACACATACTACTTCAGCATGTTTCACGCAAATGTTTTGACAAATAGAGAAATAAAGAAACGAGGCAAGTCCATGAGATTTACCCTCGAGATCCTCAGATTCGTCATCTCTATCTTCTTCCACTTTGGCCAGCGAGTCATCTTTGTCCTCCAAGGTTAAATTTTCCAGTTTCTTTGACAGTGCATTTGGTTCCTGTGTAGAAAGAAACTGAGTGTGATGACAATGGACATACTTGCTTTAAAAGAATGGAATAGTTTGTACTTCCTCAGCTTTCTAAACAACAAATAAGAAGCCTGACCTGTAATTTCTCTTTGAGAAGTTTCTTTAATTGTCGCATGCTTTTCTTCTCCAACGGCGTTTTCTTTCCCTTGGTTTGAATGGTTGACTCAGAATACTCCTCCTTAGACATATCACGTTCTGCATAGTTACCTTCAACCTTCTCATTCGGGTGGGTAATTAAAGCGTCATTCCTTGATGTGTTTTCTTCTTCTGCATGGTTATTCTCAGTTTGCTCAACAGGGCACAGTTGACCAGCAATATCAGAACTAACTACCACTGAATTGACGAGCTGATTCTCAGTCTCTGTATTGTTCACTTCATCAGCCACAGTAGGTAGTTCAGGCTCAAACTTGTCTAAACCTCTTGTGTTAGTCCCTTCATCGATATTTTCAAACTCACTATTTTCAGACTCATTCTCAGACCCTGCATCACATGAAACTTCACTGTCCTCCGAACATTCTGTGCTCGCATCTTCatcaacattttcaaagtcattatTTTCTGAACCATTCTCAGACCCGGAATCACTTGACACTTCACTGTCCTCAGAAGTCTTTGTGCTTGAACCTTCATAAACATTTTGAAGCTCATTATTTTCAGACCTATCCTCAGACCCTGCATCAGTCGACACTTCACTGTCCTCTGAACTATTTGCACTCGCACCTTCATTGGGATTTTGAAGCTCACTATTTTCAGACCTATCCTCAGACCCTGCATCAGTCGACACTTCACTGTCCTCTGAACTTTTTGCACTCGCACCTTCATTGGGATTTTGAAGCTCACTATTTTCAGACTTATTCTCAAATCCTTCATCACTTGCGTCGGTACCATCTTCAAGCTGACTATCTTTAGACTCACTGAAGGCTATGTCATTCACCGTATTCTGTAGTTGTTCAGGGATCACCGACACTCCAATGCTAATTTGATCGACATCAGAAGCTTTCTTGTTCTCTGAATCCTCTAGTAGCTTGACATTCTCAGTAGCAAGAATGTCATAGTCACCTGCAAGCACAAATTGTCACTTGCTTAGAAGTGTATAAAGGCTTGCTGTAAGACATATCTCCTTTGAAGAAGCGGAAAAATAAATACTCTGGGTGAATAAACAGAATGTGAGAAACCAACCTTTTTCAGTATCTTTTTCTGAAGTGTTGACGTCCTGAAGAGATTCATCAAACTTATTCATTGCTGCAGCCTCTAGTGTGTAACCTACAGGTTAAGACAAATAAGATTAACaatttaacattttaacataCAATTTATTATTAAAAGGAAAGAGCATGCTACTTTATTGAGAGAAACACTAATAATTACCCTTACCATTGCTAGTATCAACAAAATCAAGGACTTCAGGATTTTCATTTTCTTCTGCATCAACAACAGACAGACTGCCTTCTTTGGAGACGACATCCCTTGGACATTCTATATTCTCTGATGGCTTTGCTGCACTTGCTACCGTAACTCTTCTGCTATATGTTTGTAACTCCCTTTTCTGGACACTCTCCACACTGCAAGCAGCAGTACCAGCTTCTGAAGTTTGAGACACTGCAGAAGCGTTCTCTTGATCAatctcttccatcacttttctcCTGGATCCACGGCATGACTTTGTTATCTGCTTTGAGCTTGCTGGCTCTTTAGATACACTTCTACTAGTCCAGGTCCGACGGGCACAAGATGAAGTCATCTCAGACATGGTAGGTGAGCGTGGAGCCTGTGAATTGCATTCCTCAAGAAACTCTTCAAGTCCTTCAACCTGTAACATTGCAGTAGAAATAAAAATGTTAACTATCTTTGATCATCATGATATAAATTATCAGTGTCAAATTTTGTGGATCGAACTACCAATGAGGACTTACAATTTCAAGGGACTTGAGGGCATCGGCCATTGTAGCATTGCTAGTATTTGCCGGGATTTTGTTCTTCTTACAAAGGCCTTGCAGGTCCCTTCTACTTAGGCTGTGAAAATCCACCTTGCAATTGCTGTTGTACATCTCAGTTGGGTCCTCTTCATCTTTGCTTACATCATCGTTGTTCTCCAGATTCTCATTATTATCAACCACATCAAATACTTCTTGGACATCATTGACAACTTCCTGAACCACCTCATCAGTTTCATTCTGGCTTTCCAACGACAATTCTGCATCGTTATCCACGCTGACTGCCAAAACATCTCCTGATGTCTCCATTGAGTCATCACCTTTTCAAcaagaaaaaataataattagATCCTCAATTATGAAAATTGAATTATCTATCCTAGGAAAGTTCAGAAGACGCCTACCAAGCAGCCCACTGTTGTCAGATACTTCAGACTGCTCCAAGTCTGCCTCAAAATCAGCCTGTAAATCTTTTTTAGCCTGCTTCTGAACAGTGGCCTCCTCAGAGGCCTTCTTTCTGGTTGGTCCTGTAGCTGGGGTCTTTCTTGTGCCAGTTCCTTCTACAGCTTGCCTCCTTGTTCCACGAGTTCTTGTTGTCAAAGTGGACCCTTCTGGCTCTTCTATTGTGACCTTTTGACGGGTTGTAGTCCGAGGGACTTCAGGGGATCCAAAATCTCCGGCTGTGGGATCTCTCAAAAATTCCTCAAGACCTTCCACCTGAACACATTACAGTAACAATTACATTACATTATTTTCAAACCAAAAGACAGTTGCATAAGATTCCTATTCCCTACACCTTTATTACAGGAAGTGCAGGCAGGTTAATCAAGAATACCGAGTATGAAACAAGAATGCATCGGAACACTCATCCGACAAGTATGTCCTTCATATACAGTGGAAGACCCGAGAAATTCCACTATCTTCATAGTTTACTGAACAAGAGACATCATAAATCCAATATCCCCTTTATCccgttcatttgtttaccttttgtttgttgtgaggagtattttaatcaaaggtaaacaaatcaaTGAGACGGAGGGAGTCTACTTGGTTGTCCAAATAAAACCAATCTTAAAAGCTTATGCACTATTGACGGATCGGCCTATTGTCTAACAAATTGAACATATTAAGCTATTAACAAATGTCATAACAGAAAGACCATAGCGAAATTGGATTAGGCAAACCCTAACCTGAAGACAAACACAACCCTAATAAATCAATTACTCGAAACATTTATTGAATATTCAAGACATTTTCGATTGAATAAAGCAATAGCTCACTCGGTTTAATCCATTGAGGTTCCATTCTCAACATTAATTCGTGTTAGATTCAATCACAACATTCTACCACCACAAATTAATAATCTATACTCCGTTCAATTTAACTCAATCAAGTGAATCAATCTATTATCATTAGAACTTGTCAATCAAATCAATCATTGAGGTTGCATTCTAGAATCAAATCAAGTGAATCTACTTATCAATTGAACTTGTCAATCAAATCAATCGGTAAAAGACATTGAAAAATAAAGACTATATCCAGGTGTAGGCTATAGATGACAGTCACATGTGACATTTATACGAGGTGGAATCAATCGCAACACGGTCGCACAACAAATGAACAGATGAATAAAGTTAATCTAAAATTATTACTccttccgtctcaatcatttgtcgATCAAATCAATCAGTATTAGTACCagaaatcaaaacaaacaaacataAAACTCGATCCTCAAAATCAATCAAATACCGGAACATTTTCCAATCCAAATAGCAATGAAATTGAATAAAAcgataaaagaaagaaagaaagacatACAGTAGGAAGATTGGAGAGAGCGGTGGCCATAGCGGCATTGGTGAGATTGGCGGGGATGTTGTTGAGCTTGCAAAGGGATTGAAGTTGACGCCTCTTCATGTTCTGGAAATCCATTTCTTTTAGTTTTCGAGTGTTACGATGAAGAATACAGCTATCGGTTCGGGGGAGGGGGAGGGGAATTTGGAGAGAGAAAGTAGGTCGGAAAATGGTGGGTAAATGAGTGAGATGTGGAGAAGTGGAGGGTTCAGAGGGTTTATATACGTAGGCGGGATCTGATAAACCTACTAGCCGTTAGGCTGTGAAAGAAGAGCGCAactttttgaatttgaaatttttgggggattattttaatttatttttgtaaaataCATTGTCTTGGTCAGGAGATGATTATTTCTATGTGGAGTTGATGTAAATGAAGGAGAAGGCCATGGGTCGAGATGTGAACTTGTGTGTCTGCGTATGACCTAACAAATTTATTAACTCAACCCAAGGATGACGCAATAAGTCTTATTTAAGActaaggccttgttcttttgaaTTGAAACAGATCtgatttgaactgaactgaacttataggatctgaactgaactgaacttattggatctgaactgaactgaacttatagaatctgaactgaacttataagatttAAACTGAAATTACACGATCcaaatttaaattaacttaaattaatttaacttaaataATATTATTGATACGGGTACGGGTTCTAGTAACGATGGATCGTTGAGCCTTATAGCAACAGTGGGTCATTCGATGGGTCTTTCAAATCCGAAACTGAAGTTCGTTTGTTTAGTTTCTTACGGTGGAATCTAGCATCTCCTTAATTGATAGAATTATGGCCTTTATGAGCTACATTATTTTAGTCATTAGCAGCCTTTTCAATGGCTTGAAAGGCTGTTTTGCTATTTACTTTGTTGTTTAATGGCCTGATAGAATTATGGCCTTTGTGAGCTACATTATTTTAGTCATTAGTAGCCTTTTCAATGGCTTGAAAGGCTGCTTTGATAGGTTATTGTTACTTTTGTCATTAGTAGCCTTTTCAATGGCTTGAACGGCTGTTTTGATAGGCTATTTATAGTCTTGTATTTCCCACAATAAGGTATTCAGTAATCAAACTTTCAAAAAATGCTTGTTAAGCACAAACACGGTTTCTATTCGAATGCTATTTGAATATTAACTAGATCgttctcaataggtcttgagtccGTTCACCGTTgtcgaattataggtctaattctaCAACTTTTATCGTTACCAAAAATCTCATACTCGAACTTAGTTCgtgtattttaatttatttcgCTTCCGCATTATAATTCGTATCattagtggtatcagagcttcggctcttgatttccataTAATCGAGACGATCCtataatctcgttttattttattcaacaaaaaaaaaaaaaaaaaaaaaggtactgTTCACGGGGTACTattcatccaaaaaaaaaaaaaaaaaaaatggctgGTGAACaatttgacgacgagttttacgaTAAGCTTCAAGATTTATTACGAAACAGACCTACCGGGAGTCGTAGCGGTGGGAAGCCAAAACTGGACGAATTTAAGGTTTCGGAACTGCCCGAATTCGTTGGTGGTACCG is a genomic window containing:
- the LOC141634008 gene encoding uncharacterized protein LOC141634008 isoform X1, translated to MDFQNMKRRQLQSLCKLNNIPANLTNAAMATALSNLPTVEGLEEFLRDPTAGDFGSPEVPRTTTRQKVTIEEPEGSTLTTRTRGTRRQAVEGTGTRKTPATGPTRKKASEEATVQKQAKKDLQADFEADLEQSEVSDNSGLLGDDSMETSGDVLAVSVDNDAELSLESQNETDEVVQEVVNDVQEVFDVVDNNENLENNDDVSKDEEDPTEMYNSNCKVDFHSLSRRDLQGLCKKNKIPANTSNATMADALKSLEIVEGLEEFLEECNSQAPRSPTMSEMTSSCARRTWTSRSVSKEPASSKQITKSCRGSRRKVMEEIDQENASAVSQTSEAGTAACSVESVQKRELQTYSRRVTVASAAKPSENIECPRDVVSKEGSLSVVDAEENENPEVLDFVDTSNGYTLEAAAMNKFDESLQDVNTSEKDTEKGDYDILATENVKLLEDSENKKASDVDQISIGVSVIPEQLQNTVNDIAFSESKDSQLEDGTDASDEGFENKSENSELQNPNEGASAKSSEDSEVSTDAGSEDRSENSELQNPNEGASANSSEDSEVSTDAGSEDRSENNELQNVYEGSSTKTSEDSEVSSDSGSENGSENNDFENVDEDASTECSEDSEVSCDAGSENESENSEFENIDEGTNTRGLDKFEPELPTVADEVNNTETENQLVNSVVVSSDIAGQLCPVEQTENNHAEEENTSRNDALITHPNEKVEGNYAERDMSKEEYSESTIQTKGKKTPLEKKSMRQLKKLLKEKLQEPNALSKKLENLTLEDKDDSLAKVEEDRDDESEDLEGERAEDLEDLIESIDDGEDLQANFDANAVNLYPVDTILDNLISEDAVTGDINVEFNQELTSEKHSSNTPSKTMMPLVSSLSKTPVSVTKMNHASDVNKENIDHSASKTKSTKNSAARTENNILSPMSIRMLKKAIVARGVQQQHSEKKRPALLPMSENCHPVASP
- the LOC141634008 gene encoding uncharacterized protein LOC141634008 isoform X2 translates to MDFQNMKRRQLQSLCKLNNIPANLTNAAMATALSNLPTVEGLEEFLRDPTAGDFGSPEVPRTTTRQKVTIEEPEGSTLTTRTRGTRRQAVEGTGTRKTPATGPTRKKASEEATVQKQAKKDLQADFEADLEQSEVSDNSGLLGDDSMETSGDVLAVSVDNDAELSLESQNETDEVVQEVVNDVQEVFDVVDNNENLENNDDVSKDEEDPTEMYNSNCKVDFHSLSRRDLQGLCKKNKIPANTSNATMADALKSLEIVEGLEEFLEECNSQAPRSPTMSEMTSSCARRTWTSRSVSKEPASSKQITKSCRGSRRKVMEEIDQENASAVSQTSEAGTAACSVESVQKRELQTYSRRVTVASAAKPSENIECPRDVVSKEGSLSVVDAEENENPEVLDFVDTSNGYTLEAAAMNKFDESLQDVNTSEKDTEKGDYDILATENVKLLEDSENKKASDVDQISIGVSVIPEQLQNTVNDIAFSESKDSQLEDGTDASDEGFENKSENSELQNPNEGASAKSSEDSEVSTDAGSEDRSENSELQNPNEGASANSSEDSEVSTDAGSEDRSENNELQNVYEGSSTKTSEDSEVSSDSGSENGSENNDFENVDEDASTECSEDSEVSCDAGSENESENSEFENIDEGTNTRGLDKFEPELPTVADEVNNTETENQLVNSVVVSSDIAGQLCPVEQTENNHAEEENTSRNDALITHPNEKVEGNYAERDMSKEEYSESTIQTKGKKTPLEKKSMRQLKKLLKEKLQEPNALSKKLENLTLEDKDDSLAKVEEDRDDESEDLEGERAEDLEDLIESIDDGEDLQANFDANAVNLYPVDTILDNLISEDAVTGDINVEFNQELTSEKHSSNTPSKTMMPLVSSLSKTPVSVTKMNHASDVNKENIDHSASKTKSTKNSAARTENNILSPMSIRMLKKAIVGVQQQHSEKKRPALLPMSENCHPVASP